One stretch of Thalassovita sp. DNA includes these proteins:
- the cysE gene encoding serine O-acetyltransferase: MAETRTNLTDLDPVWTQIRAEAEDAVQEEPLLGGLIHSSILHHETIEAALAYRTAVKLASAEMSEQLIREIADAAYRADPEISLAARADMVAVRERDPACHRFFQPLMFFKGYQALQGYRIGHWLWKEGRKDLAYFFQMRISEMFGVDIHPAARIGKGIMIDHAHSIVIGETAVVGDNVSMLHSVTLGGTGKEEEDRHPKIGNGVLIGAGAKVLGNIRVGDCSRVAAGSVVLQEVPCKSTVAGVPAKVVGEAGCSQPSISMDQLLGK; the protein is encoded by the coding sequence ATGGCTGAAACCAGAACCAACTTGACCGACCTTGATCCGGTCTGGACGCAGATCCGGGCCGAGGCAGAGGACGCGGTTCAGGAAGAGCCGCTTTTGGGCGGTTTGATCCACTCCAGCATTCTGCACCACGAAACCATTGAGGCCGCACTGGCCTATCGCACCGCTGTGAAACTGGCCTCGGCTGAGATGTCCGAGCAGTTGATCCGTGAAATCGCCGATGCGGCCTATCGCGCCGATCCCGAGATTTCGCTGGCCGCGCGGGCAGATATGGTTGCGGTGCGGGAACGCGATCCGGCCTGCCACCGGTTTTTCCAGCCGTTGATGTTCTTCAAGGGCTATCAGGCGTTGCAGGGCTACCGGATTGGCCATTGGCTGTGGAAAGAAGGCCGCAAGGATCTGGCCTATTTCTTCCAGATGCGGATTTCTGAGATGTTTGGCGTTGATATCCATCCCGCCGCACGGATTGGCAAAGGTATCATGATCGACCACGCCCATTCCATCGTGATCGGCGAAACCGCTGTGGTGGGCGACAATGTCTCGATGCTGCATTCGGTGACGCTGGGCGGCACCGGCAAAGAAGAAGAGGACCGCCATCCGAAGATCGGCAATGGCGTGTTGATCGGCGCAGGCGCCAAGGTGCTGGGCAACATCCGGGTGGGCGATTGTTCCCGCGTGGCGGCTGGCTCGGTTGTGCTGCAGGAGGTGCCGTGCAAATCCACCGTCGCGGGTGTGCCGGCCAAAGTGGTGGGCGAGGCTGGTTGTTCCCAACCTTCAATCAGCATGGATCAACTGCTGGGCAAGTAA
- a CDS encoding pyruvate dehydrogenase complex dihydrolipoamide acetyltransferase, with amino-acid sequence MPIEILMPALSPTMEEGTLAKWLVKEGDTVSSGDLIAEIETDKATMEFEAVDEGVVGKILVAEGSEGVAVNTPIAVLLEDGESADDIGASATAAPAAAAAEAAPAAVEAAAPAPAAAPAAPAPAAPASADGTRIFASPLARRIAADKGLDLATLTGSGPRGRIVKADVENAVAAPAPAAAAAPAAAPAKAAAAAAPTGPSTEAVIKTYEGRTFEEVTLDGMRKTIAARLSEAKQTIPHFYLRRDIKLDALLKFRSQLNKQLEARGVKLSVNDFIIKAVANALQQVPEANAVWAGDRVLQMKASDVAVAVAIEGGLFTPVLQDADMKSLSALSGEMKDLASRARERKLAPHEYQGGSFAISNLGMFGIDNFDAIVNPPHAGILAVGAGTKKPVVGEDGELTVATVMSVTMSVDHRVIDGAVGANLLKAIVDNLENPVAMLA; translated from the coding sequence ATGCCTATTGAAATCCTCATGCCCGCTCTCTCCCCCACCATGGAGGAAGGCACCCTGGCCAAATGGCTGGTCAAAGAGGGCGATACCGTGTCCTCCGGCGATCTGATCGCCGAGATCGAAACCGACAAAGCCACCATGGAGTTTGAAGCCGTGGACGAAGGCGTTGTCGGCAAGATCCTGGTGGCCGAAGGCTCCGAAGGGGTGGCTGTGAACACCCCGATCGCGGTTCTGCTGGAAGACGGCGAAAGCGCTGATGACATCGGCGCAAGCGCTACCGCGGCACCTGCCGCAGCTGCAGCTGAGGCGGCCCCTGCGGCCGTCGAAGCGGCCGCTCCTGCCCCGGCTGCTGCACCCGCCGCTCCGGCCCCTGCCGCACCGGCCAGCGCCGATGGCACCCGCATCTTTGCTTCGCCTCTGGCGCGTCGCATCGCGGCGGACAAGGGTCTGGATCTGGCCACGCTCACCGGCTCTGGCCCGCGCGGTCGCATCGTGAAGGCAGACGTTGAAAACGCTGTTGCCGCGCCAGCCCCGGCCGCCGCCGCTGCCCCCGCTGCCGCACCGGCCAAAGCCGCCGCAGCCGCTGCCCCCACCGGCCCCTCGACCGAAGCGGTCATCAAAACCTACGAAGGTCGCACCTTCGAAGAGGTCACGCTGGACGGCATGCGCAAAACCATCGCAGCCCGCCTGTCCGAGGCCAAACAGACCATCCCGCACTTCTACCTGCGCCGCGACATCAAACTCGACGCGCTGCTGAAGTTCCGCTCGCAGCTGAACAAACAGCTGGAAGCACGCGGCGTGAAACTCTCGGTCAACGACTTCATCATCAAGGCCGTGGCCAACGCACTGCAGCAGGTGCCCGAAGCCAACGCCGTTTGGGCTGGTGACCGGGTGCTGCAGATGAAGGCCTCGGACGTGGCCGTTGCCGTTGCGATCGAAGGTGGTCTCTTCACCCCGGTTCTGCAGGACGCGGATATGAAATCACTCTCGGCTCTGTCGGGTGAGATGAAGGATCTGGCCTCCCGCGCCCGTGAACGCAAGCTGGCCCCGCATGAATATCAGGGCGGCAGCTTTGCGATCTCCAACCTCGGTATGTTCGGCATAGACAACTTCGACGCCATCGTGAACCCGCCCCACGCCGGCATTCTGGCCGTGGGCGCTGGCACCAAGAAGCCGGTTGTGGGCGAAGATGGTGAGCTGACCGTGGCGACCGTCATGTCGGTCACCATGTCGGTGGACCACCGTGTCATCGATGGCGCCGTGGGCGCCAACCTGCTGAAAGCCATCGTCGACAACCTGGAAAACCCGGTTGCCATGCTGGCCTAA
- a CDS encoding pyruvate dehydrogenase complex E1 component subunit beta — MATEILMPALSPTMEEGTLAKWLVKEGDTVNSGDIMAEIETDKATMEFEAVDEGIIGKILIAEGTEGVAVNTPIAVLLEEGESADDIAAPAAPAPAAEAAPAPAATPAPAAAAPATTPATPVAAPADLTPDWPEGTPMKQQTVREAIRDAMAEEMRGDENVFLMGEEVAEYQGAYKVSQGLLDEFGSKRIIDTPITEHGFAGIATGAAFGGLRPIVEFMTFNFAMQAIDQIINSAAKTLYMSGGQMGAPMVFRGPNGAAARVGAQHSQDYAAWYAQIPGLKVAMPYSAADAKGLMKTAIRDNNPVIFLENEILYGRSFDVPDMDDFTVPFGKARIWREGSDVTLVSFGIGMQYALEAADKLAEEGISAEVIDLRTLRPIDYDTVLNSVMKTNRCVTIEEGFPVASIGNHLSATIMERAFDYLDAPVINCTGKDVPMPYAANLERHALITTDEVIAAVKQVTYR, encoded by the coding sequence ATGGCAACCGAAATTCTCATGCCCGCCCTGTCCCCCACCATGGAGGAAGGCACCCTGGCCAAATGGCTGGTCAAAGAAGGCGATACCGTAAACTCCGGCGACATCATGGCCGAGATCGAAACCGACAAGGCAACGATGGAGTTTGAAGCGGTCGATGAAGGCATCATCGGCAAGATCCTGATCGCGGAAGGCACCGAAGGTGTCGCCGTGAACACCCCGATCGCCGTGCTGCTGGAAGAGGGCGAAAGCGCCGATGACATCGCAGCCCCCGCCGCCCCTGCCCCCGCAGCTGAGGCCGCACCGGCCCCCGCAGCAACTCCGGCACCTGCCGCCGCAGCGCCGGCAACCACCCCGGCAACCCCGGTGGCAGCCCCCGCTGATCTGACACCGGATTGGCCCGAAGGCACACCGATGAAGCAACAGACCGTGCGCGAAGCCATCCGCGACGCCATGGCCGAAGAAATGCGCGGTGATGAAAACGTCTTCCTGATGGGCGAAGAAGTCGCCGAATATCAGGGCGCCTATAAAGTCTCGCAGGGCCTGCTGGATGAGTTTGGCTCCAAACGCATCATCGACACCCCGATCACCGAACACGGCTTTGCCGGCATCGCCACCGGCGCGGCCTTCGGCGGCCTGCGTCCGATTGTCGAGTTCATGACTTTCAACTTCGCCATGCAGGCGATTGACCAGATCATCAACTCCGCCGCCAAGACGCTCTACATGTCCGGCGGTCAGATGGGCGCGCCGATGGTCTTCCGTGGCCCGAACGGCGCCGCCGCCCGCGTGGGCGCCCAGCACAGCCAGGACTACGCCGCATGGTACGCGCAGATCCCCGGCCTGAAGGTTGCGATGCCCTATTCGGCAGCGGATGCCAAAGGTCTGATGAAAACCGCCATCCGTGACAACAACCCGGTGATCTTCCTGGAAAATGAAATCCTCTACGGTCGCTCGTTTGATGTGCCGGATATGGATGATTTCACCGTGCCCTTCGGCAAGGCCCGCATCTGGCGCGAAGGCTCGGATGTGACGCTGGTCAGCTTCGGCATTGGTATGCAATACGCGCTGGAAGCGGCTGACAAACTGGCCGAGGAAGGCATCTCGGCCGAGGTCATCGACCTGCGCACCCTGCGCCCGATCGATTATGACACCGTGCTGAACTCGGTCATGAAAACCAACCGCTGCGTCACCATCGAAGAGGGCTTCCCGGTCGCCTCCATCGGCAACCACCTCTCGGCCACCATCATGGAACGCGCCTTTGATTACCTGGATGCTCCGGTGATCAACTGCACCGGCAAGGACGTGCCCATGCCCTACGCCGCGAACCTGGAACGCCACGCGCTGATCACCACCGATGAGGTGATCGCCGCTGTGAAACAAGTGACCTACCGCTGA
- the pdhA gene encoding pyruvate dehydrogenase (acetyl-transferring) E1 component subunit alpha has translation MAAKKTQAKSNVSAEELKSYYRDMLLIRRFEEKAGQLYGMGLIGGFCHLYIGQEAVVVGLEAAAKEGDKRITSYRDHGHMLACGMDPNGVMAELTGREGGYSKGKGGSMHMFSKEKHFYGGHGIVGAQVPLGAGLAFSDMYRGNDNVTFTYFGDGAANQGQVYETFNMAALWKLPVIFVIENNQYAMGTAQNRSTSTEDIYTRGAPFGIPGEIVDGMDVLAVKAASEKATAHCRAGKGPYILEVKTYRYRGHSMSDPAKYRTREEVQKMRDERDPIEQVRDLLLTGKHATEEDLKAIDKEIKAIVNESADFAKESPEPALEELWTDIYA, from the coding sequence ATGGCCGCCAAGAAAACCCAAGCTAAATCAAACGTTTCCGCCGAGGAACTGAAATCCTACTATCGGGACATGTTGTTGATCCGCCGATTCGAAGAAAAGGCCGGACAGCTGTATGGCATGGGCTTGATTGGCGGGTTCTGCCACCTCTACATCGGTCAGGAAGCGGTTGTTGTTGGCCTCGAAGCTGCCGCCAAAGAAGGCGACAAGCGCATCACCTCTTACCGTGACCACGGCCACATGCTGGCCTGCGGCATGGACCCCAACGGCGTGATGGCCGAGCTTACGGGGCGTGAAGGCGGCTACTCCAAGGGTAAAGGCGGCTCGATGCACATGTTCTCGAAAGAGAAACATTTCTACGGCGGCCACGGCATCGTCGGCGCGCAGGTGCCGCTGGGGGCTGGCCTTGCCTTCTCGGACATGTATCGCGGCAATGACAATGTCACCTTCACCTACTTCGGCGACGGTGCTGCCAACCAGGGCCAGGTCTATGAGACCTTCAACATGGCCGCCCTGTGGAAACTGCCGGTGATCTTCGTGATTGAGAACAACCAATACGCCATGGGCACCGCCCAGAACCGTTCCACCTCGACCGAAGACATCTACACCCGCGGCGCGCCCTTCGGCATCCCCGGTGAGATTGTCGATGGCATGGACGTTCTGGCCGTGAAAGCCGCCAGCGAAAAAGCCACCGCACACTGCCGTGCTGGCAAAGGCCCCTACATCCTTGAGGTCAAAACCTACCGCTACCGTGGCCACTCCATGTCGGACCCGGCAAAATACCGGACCCGCGAAGAAGTGCAGAAAATGCGCGACGAACGTGACCCGATCGAACAGGTCCGTGACCTGCTGCTGACCGGCAAACACGCCACCGAAGAAGATCTGAAGGCGATCGACAAGGAAATCAAAGCGATCGTGAACGAATCCGCTGATTTCGCCAAAGAAAGCCCGGAACCGGCGCTCGAAGAGCTCTGGACCGACATTTACGCCTGA
- a CDS encoding septum formation initiator family protein: MHRSKRSTLGTWAYFTLAFLLGVYFTVAAVQGGYGVSRRAEIEREAATLNRELAALQVEVDRMDNLTRRLSDTYLDLDLLDQQARSVLGMIRSDELVIR; the protein is encoded by the coding sequence ATGCACCGCAGTAAGCGCAGCACCCTGGGCACTTGGGCCTATTTCACCCTGGCATTTTTGCTGGGCGTCTACTTCACCGTCGCGGCGGTGCAAGGGGGCTATGGCGTCTCGCGCCGGGCTGAGATTGAGCGCGAAGCCGCCACGCTGAACCGTGAGCTGGCCGCGCTGCAGGTTGAGGTTGACCGGATGGACAATCTGACCCGTCGCCTCTCTGACACCTATCTGGATCTGGACCTGCTGGATCAGCAGGCCCGTTCGGTGCTGGGTATGATCCGCAGCGATGAATTGGTCATCCGCTGA
- a CDS encoding N-acetyltransferase family protein: MIIRTATAADAQGLAEIYNHAVENTVAILNETLVDAENRAAWVAQRQSDGFPVLVAEENGQVIGYASYGPWRPFHGFRETVEHSVYVRDGQRGKGLGRQLMQALIDQAKADGLHMMVAAVTAGNDASIRLHEALGFEVTARMPQVGQKFGEWLELIFLQLRLDDRPSP; encoded by the coding sequence ATGATCATCCGCACCGCCACCGCCGCTGACGCCCAAGGGCTGGCCGAGATCTACAACCACGCCGTTGAAAACACCGTCGCCATCCTGAACGAAACCCTCGTCGATGCGGAAAACCGGGCCGCCTGGGTGGCCCAGCGTCAGAGTGACGGATTTCCGGTTTTGGTCGCCGAAGAAAACGGTCAGGTGATTGGCTATGCCTCCTACGGACCTTGGCGCCCCTTTCACGGGTTTCGCGAAACGGTCGAACATTCGGTCTATGTCCGCGATGGCCAGCGCGGCAAAGGGTTGGGCCGGCAGCTGATGCAGGCGCTGATCGATCAGGCCAAGGCGGACGGGCTGCATATGATGGTCGCCGCGGTGACCGCCGGCAATGACGCCTCGATCCGCCTGCACGAAGCGCTGGGATTTGAGGTCACCGCCCGCATGCCGCAGGTTGGCCAAAAGTTCGGCGAGTGGCTCGAGCTGATCTTCCTGCAACTGCGCCTGGATGACCGTCCCTCACCCTGA
- a CDS encoding fructose bisphosphate aldolase, producing MTNQTQSELIGTGNGFIAALDQSGGSTPKALRLYGVNEDAYTSEEEMFGIIHDMRARIIKSNAFNGERVLGAILFERTMDGDIDGKPTATYLWEDCQVVPFLKVDKGLADEENGVQILKPMPDLGALLDKAVSKGIYGTKMRSVISAASPEGIKAVVAQQFEIGKQIIAAGLMPIIEPEVTISIADKAQAEEMLMAEIKAQLDALEGDQQVMLKLTLPEVANTYKPLADHPRVLRMVALSGGYDRDEANTRLAQNSGMIASFSRALTEGLSAQQDQSAFDATLNTSVQSIYDASVAG from the coding sequence ATGACAAACCAGACCCAAAGCGAATTGATTGGCACCGGCAACGGCTTCATTGCGGCACTGGACCAGAGCGGCGGCTCCACCCCGAAGGCGCTGCGCCTCTACGGTGTGAACGAAGACGCCTACACCTCCGAAGAAGAGATGTTCGGCATCATCCACGACATGCGCGCCCGCATCATCAAATCCAACGCGTTCAACGGCGAACGTGTGCTGGGCGCCATCCTGTTTGAACGCACCATGGATGGCGACATCGATGGCAAACCCACCGCCACCTACCTCTGGGAAGATTGCCAGGTCGTGCCCTTCCTGAAGGTCGACAAAGGTCTGGCCGATGAGGAAAACGGCGTTCAGATCCTGAAACCCATGCCCGATCTTGGCGCGCTCTTGGACAAAGCCGTGTCCAAAGGCATCTACGGCACCAAAATGCGCTCGGTCATCAGCGCCGCTTCGCCCGAAGGCATCAAAGCCGTTGTGGCCCAGCAGTTTGAGATCGGCAAACAGATCATCGCCGCCGGCCTGATGCCGATCATTGAGCCCGAGGTGACCATTTCGATCGCTGACAAGGCGCAGGCCGAAGAGATGCTTATGGCCGAAATCAAGGCACAGCTGGACGCGCTGGAAGGTGATCAGCAGGTGATGCTGAAACTGACCCTGCCGGAGGTGGCCAACACCTACAAGCCGCTGGCCGATCACCCGCGCGTGCTGCGCATGGTGGCGCTGTCGGGCGGCTATGACCGGGATGAGGCCAACACCCGTCTGGCCCAGAACTCCGGCATGATCGCCTCCTTCTCGCGCGCTCTGACCGAAGGTCTGTCGGCCCAGCAGGACCAGAGCGCCTTCGACGCCACGCTGAACACCAGCGTCCAGTCGATCTACGACGCCTCCGTCGCGGGCTAA
- a CDS encoding phosphoglycerate kinase — protein MAWKTLDDMDLNGKRVLVRVDINVPVADGKVTDATRIERIVPTVNDIIAKGGKPLLIAHFGRPKGKVVLDMSLRVTLSALEAALGRSVAFIETLEGAETPSAEVDAAEVALLENIRFHPGEEKNVPEFAARLAKLGDVFCSDAFSASHRAHASTEGVAHHLPSCAGRLMQAELEALEGALGQPVRPVVAVVGGAKVSTKLELLGNLVAKVDHLVIGGGMANTFLAAQGIDVGKSLCEHDMTDTAREIMEKAKAAGCDIVLPADVVVAAEFAAGAANEVVANDACPADKMILDAGPKAVERIAEVLDGTKTLIWNGPLGAFEIEPFDTATNAAAQKAAALSKAGQLTSVAGGGDTVAALNQAGAAADFTYISTAGGAFLEWMEGKTLPGVAALQG, from the coding sequence ATGGCTTGGAAAACCCTTGATGACATGGATCTCAACGGTAAGCGCGTTTTGGTGCGCGTGGACATCAACGTCCCGGTCGCCGACGGCAAGGTAACGGACGCCACCCGGATCGAACGGATTGTGCCCACGGTCAATGACATCATCGCCAAAGGCGGCAAGCCCCTGCTGATCGCGCATTTTGGCCGTCCCAAGGGCAAGGTGGTGCTGGACATGTCGCTGCGCGTCACGCTCAGCGCCCTGGAAGCGGCCCTTGGCCGTTCGGTCGCCTTTATCGAAACGCTGGAAGGCGCGGAAACCCCTTCGGCCGAAGTGGATGCCGCTGAGGTGGCGCTTTTGGAAAACATCCGTTTCCACCCCGGCGAGGAGAAAAACGTTCCCGAATTTGCCGCCCGTCTGGCCAAATTGGGTGATGTCTTCTGCTCGGATGCCTTCTCGGCCTCGCACCGCGCCCATGCCTCCACCGAAGGGGTGGCGCATCACCTGCCCTCCTGCGCCGGTCGTCTGATGCAGGCTGAGCTGGAGGCGCTGGAGGGCGCCTTGGGTCAGCCGGTGCGCCCGGTTGTGGCCGTGGTTGGCGGCGCCAAGGTTTCGACCAAACTGGAACTGCTGGGCAATCTGGTCGCCAAGGTGGATCATCTGGTGATCGGCGGCGGCATGGCCAACACCTTCCTGGCCGCCCAGGGCATCGATGTGGGCAAATCGCTCTGCGAACATGACATGACCGACACCGCGCGTGAGATCATGGAAAAAGCCAAGGCCGCCGGCTGTGACATCGTGCTGCCTGCCGATGTTGTCGTGGCCGCTGAATTTGCCGCCGGCGCCGCCAATGAGGTTGTCGCCAATGACGCCTGCCCGGCCGATAAGATGATCCTGGATGCCGGCCCGAAAGCGGTTGAGCGCATCGCAGAGGTTCTCGACGGCACCAAAACCCTGATCTGGAACGGCCCGCTTGGCGCCTTTGAGATTGAACCTTTTGACACCGCCACCAACGCCGCCGCCCAGAAAGCGGCTGCCCTGTCCAAAGCTGGCCAGCTGACCTCGGTCGCGGGCGGCGGTGATACGGTTGCAGCGCTCAACCAGGCGGGGGCTGCGGCTGATTTCACCTATATCTCCACCGCAGGCGGCGCCTTCCTTGAGTGGATGGAGGGCAAAACCCTCCCCGGTGTGGCCGCCCTTCAGGGCTAA
- a CDS encoding peptidylprolyl isomerase: MAEYKDPENTILLELKGGTVVIELLPDVAPKHVERMKELARAGKYDNVAFHRVIDGFMAQTGDVEHANMENNYNPGRAGTGGSDLPDLPAEFSKVPHARGSLGAARSQNPNSANSQFFINFKDNSFLNGQYTVYGQVTSGMEHVDAIVRGEPPANPDRMISMKVAADV, translated from the coding sequence ATGGCCGAGTATAAAGATCCCGAAAACACCATCCTGCTGGAACTGAAGGGTGGCACGGTTGTGATTGAACTGCTGCCGGACGTTGCACCCAAGCACGTTGAGCGCATGAAAGAACTGGCCCGCGCTGGCAAATATGACAATGTTGCCTTCCACCGTGTGATCGACGGCTTCATGGCCCAGACCGGTGATGTGGAACACGCCAACATGGAAAACAACTACAACCCCGGCCGCGCAGGCACCGGTGGGTCGGACCTGCCGGATCTGCCCGCAGAGTTTTCCAAAGTGCCGCACGCCCGTGGTTCGTTGGGCGCCGCCCGGTCGCAGAACCCGAACTCGGCCAACTCGCAGTTCTTCATCAACTTCAAAGACAACAGCTTCCTCAACGGTCAGTACACCGTTTACGGTCAGGTGACCTCGGGGATGGAGCATGTGGACGCGATTGTACGTGGTGAGCCGCCTGCGAACCCGGATCGCATGATCTCGATGAAGGTTGCCGCGGATGTATAA
- a CDS encoding peptidylprolyl isomerase encodes MYKLLAAALVLAAGPVAAAGINIEVAGEANGTIQIDLFEDVAPGHVEQITALAAEGSYDGIVFHRVIEGFMAQTGDVQFGFMGGDMRMAGRGGSDRPDLKAEFSDLNFDRGVVGMARSQNPNSANSQFFIMFAPAPHLNGQYTIVGEVTEGMDVVDAIKRGAGRNGEVVGAPDVMKKVTVTE; translated from the coding sequence ATGTATAAGTTGCTGGCAGCCGCACTGGTTCTGGCAGCAGGCCCCGTCGCCGCTGCCGGCATCAACATCGAGGTCGCGGGCGAGGCCAATGGCACCATCCAGATCGACCTGTTCGAGGATGTGGCCCCTGGTCACGTTGAACAGATCACCGCACTTGCGGCGGAAGGCTCCTATGATGGGATCGTCTTTCATCGCGTGATCGAAGGCTTCATGGCGCAAACTGGTGATGTCCAGTTTGGGTTCATGGGCGGGGATATGCGCATGGCGGGTCGTGGCGGGTCTGATCGTCCTGACCTGAAGGCGGAGTTTTCCGACCTGAACTTCGACCGGGGTGTTGTGGGCATGGCGCGCAGCCAGAACCCGAACTCGGCCAATTCGCAGTTCTTCATCATGTTCGCCCCGGCGCCGCATCTGAACGGCCAGTACACCATCGTTGGTGAAGTGACCGAAGGCATGGATGTGGTTGACGCCATCAAACGCGGCGCGGGCCGCAATGGTGAGGTTGTCGGCGCACCGGATGTGATGAAAAAGGTCACCGTGACCGAGTGA
- a CDS encoding purine-nucleoside phosphorylase: protein MTALEVIRARAPGVAPKVGFILGSGLGGLAEHVEGVSIDYADLPGFPHVGVSGHKAHLHLGRFEGCEVAILGGREHFYENGNAAAMRLPLEVLKALGVETLFLTNACGSFRADIPPGDLMLLSDHINYSGRSPLIGEKTDKRFVNLTEAYDPDLRAELTEIAKAQGLDLKSGVYAWYSGPNFETPAEIRMLKLLGADAVGMSTVPEVILARFLEMQVCAFSVVTNMAAGLGHEHISHEHTKASAPVGAAKLEGIIRAFLRARA, encoded by the coding sequence ATGACAGCATTAGAGGTAATTCGGGCGCGGGCGCCGGGGGTGGCGCCGAAGGTCGGATTTATTCTGGGATCGGGCCTAGGCGGGTTGGCGGAACATGTTGAGGGGGTTTCGATCGATTATGCGGATCTGCCGGGATTTCCCCATGTGGGCGTGTCAGGCCATAAGGCGCATCTGCATCTGGGCCGTTTTGAGGGCTGTGAGGTGGCGATCCTTGGCGGGCGTGAACATTTTTATGAAAACGGCAATGCGGCGGCGATGCGTCTGCCGTTGGAGGTGCTGAAGGCGCTGGGGGTCGAGACGCTGTTTCTGACCAATGCCTGCGGGTCCTTCCGCGCCGATATTCCGCCCGGCGATCTGATGCTGCTAAGCGATCACATCAACTATTCGGGCCGCTCGCCCCTGATTGGGGAGAAGACGGATAAGCGGTTTGTGAACCTGACCGAGGCCTATGATCCGGACCTGCGCGCCGAGCTGACCGAGATTGCCAAAGCCCAGGGGCTTGACCTGAAATCAGGGGTTTACGCCTGGTATTCCGGTCCCAATTTTGAAACCCCGGCGGAGATCCGGATGCTGAAACTGCTGGGCGCGGATGCGGTGGGCATGTCCACCGTGCCTGAGGTTATTCTGGCGCGGTTTCTGGAGATGCAGGTCTGCGCCTTTTCCGTGGTGACCAATATGGCGGCGGGGCTGGGCCATGAGCATATCAGCCATGAGCACACCAAAGCGTCGGCGCCTGTGGGTGCGGCGAAGCTGGAAGGCATTATTCGGGCGTTTCTGCGGGCGCGGGCCTAA